A single region of the Tursiops truncatus isolate mTurTru1 chromosome 18, mTurTru1.mat.Y, whole genome shotgun sequence genome encodes:
- the SLAIN1 gene encoding SLAIN motif-containing protein 1 isoform X2, translating to MEAARRSLCFRLEQGYTSRGSPLSPQSSIDSELSTSELEDDSISMGYKLQDLTDVQIMARLQEESLRQDYASTSASVSRPSSSVSLNSGKKGTCSDQEYDRFSLEDEEEFDHLPPPQPRLPRCSPFQRGIPHSQTFSSIRECRRSPGSQYFPSNNYQQQQYYSPQAQTPDQQPNRTNGDKLRRSMPNLARMPSTTAVSSNGSSPVTVRNSQSFDSSLHGAANGISRIQSCIPSPGQLQHRIHSVGHFPVSVRQPLKATAYVSPTVQGSSNMPLSNGLQLYSNTGIPAPNKAAASGIVGRSALPRPSLAINGSNLPRSKIAQPVRSFLQPPKPLSSLSTLRDGNWRDGCY from the exons GTTACACATCCAGGGGCTCCCCTCTCAGTCCCCAGTCATCCATAGACAGTGAGCTGAGTACTTCAGAGCTGGAGGATGATTCTATCTCCATGGGATATAAGTTACAGGACCTCACTGATGTTCAGATCATGGCTCGTCTGCAAGAAGAAA GTCTCAGGCAAGATTATGCTTCTACTTCAGCATCTGTGTCGAGACCTAGTTCCAGTGTGTCActgaattcaggaaaaaaagggacatGCAGTGATCAAGAATACGATCGATTCAGCCTGGAGGACGAGGAGGAATTTGATCACCTGCCACCACCTCAGCCTCGTCTTCCAAGATGCTCACCTTTCCAAAGAGGAATCCCCCATTCACAGACTTTCTCCAGCATTCGGGAGTGTAGGAGGAGCCCCGGGTCCCAGTATTTTCCTTCGAATAATTACCAGCAGCAACAGTATTATTCACCTCAAGCCCAAACTCCAGATCAGCAACCAAATAGGACCAACGGAG ATAAGCTCCGAAGAAGTATGCCTAATCTAGCTCGGATGCCAAGTACAACCGCTGTTAGTAGCAATGGTAGTTCTCCAGTCACCGTGCGGAATAGTCAGAGTTTTGACTCAAGCTTGCATGGAGCTGCAAATGGAATTTCAAGAATACAGTCTTGTA TTCCATCACCGGGGCAGCTTCAACACAGAATCCACAGCGTGGGACATTTCCCAGTGTCTGTCCGGCAGCCTCTTAAAGCCACAGCCTACGTGAGTCCAACCGTTCAAGGCAGCAGTAACATGCCTTTATCCAACGGCTTACAGTTATACTCCAACACGGGGATCCCTGCCCCCAACAAAGCTGCAGCTTCTGGGATAGTGGGCCGCAGCGCACTCCCAAGACCTTCATTGGCAATAAACGGGAGTAACCTGCCTCGAAGCAAAATTGCACAGCCTGTCAGAAG tTTCCTTCAGCCTCCAAAGCCTCTGTCTTCACTCAGCACTCTGAGGGATGGAAACTGGAGAGATGGTTGCTACTGA